Proteins from a genomic interval of Pseudomonadota bacterium:
- a CDS encoding ABC transporter permease subunit: MTRLINRRPGRGLSIALAVLPFVLLLIAYHTASSLRLAENPQDRLLPSFTAMGEAFQRMAFTPDKRTGDYLFWTDTLASLKRVALGVAAGASAGLILGGAAGLLPLLRAAVSPFLAAIAMVPPLALLPILFIALGLDEASKITLIAIGVAPFIARDIEARIRELPIEELIKAQTLGAGSWRIIWRIVLPQMLPR; the protein is encoded by the coding sequence ATGACCCGTCTGATCAATCGCCGCCCGGGGCGTGGGCTGTCCATCGCCTTGGCCGTGCTGCCCTTCGTGCTGCTGCTCATCGCCTACCACACGGCGTCGAGCCTGCGCTTAGCGGAGAACCCCCAGGACCGCCTACTGCCCTCGTTCACCGCCATGGGGGAGGCGTTCCAGCGCATGGCCTTCACGCCCGACAAGCGCACGGGCGATTACCTGTTCTGGACGGACACGCTGGCGAGCTTGAAGCGGGTCGCCCTGGGCGTCGCCGCGGGCGCGAGTGCAGGCTTGATCCTCGGCGGTGCGGCCGGGTTGCTACCCCTGTTGCGGGCCGCCGTATCGCCCTTCCTCGCCGCCATCGCCATGGTGCCGCCCCTGGCCCTGCTGCCGATCCTGTTCATCGCCCTGGGGCTGGATGAGGCCTCGAAGATCACCCTCATCGCCATCGGCGTGGCGCCCTTCATCGCCCGCGACATCGAGGCTCGCATCCGCGAGCTGCCGATCGAGGAGCTGATCAAGGCGCAGACCCTCGGCGCGGGCAGTTGGCGCATCATCTGGCGCATCGTCTTGCCGCAGATGCTGCCGCGG